One part of the Pyramidobacter piscolens W5455 genome encodes these proteins:
- a CDS encoding C69 family dipeptidase has translation MDLVILALALLIALPAAARACTTVVIGREVSPTGHVIVGHNEDDGGRLVNRHGCVPAADHAPGETLPAEDGHAVIPQAAHTHGFYWSEMKGAAGGMSTADSFYNDQGVLIVSNSCVDSKEDPEDASRLSEGGIGFNLRRVMAERATSARHAVEIGVEMLERYGYVSSGRSYTCADADEAWMLQVVSGRRYAACRVGDREAAFIPNYYTIHEINFDDRDNFIVSPDLVEYAQKKGWYDPAQGAFDFARAYQAEKDWMGPGNTYRSAAGYSILTRSPFWREDRYPFAVVPKRPVAVEQVMEILRCYYEGSFLDPAWARMQFPGGAPHDTEIRRICTGTTMESSVTVFGDRDRPETTTMWLCAGRPSELPYLPFHPFCGVPAALDTMGDEAPALLAVHCRPDAEIATWRDDGWQKLRDFQNLFELVFQQHHDEHERWLWSYENTLARSESELQARAATLHDRARAVTLLSERDEAVAAQALRDLAEQQKNLRPVAVSAFPAAAAMDSAEEIEFGFALTDGRIPAEGSLLLTLGGTNARLMGIRPVAGSLRADGGRWTVRVKAVDLQKAGVPGTFDYWLGGRDQWGRSFGGRVFFTFTEPAA, from the coding sequence ATGGATCTTGTCATTCTGGCTCTGGCGCTTTTGATCGCGCTGCCCGCCGCGGCTCGCGCCTGTACGACCGTGGTGATCGGGCGCGAAGTTTCGCCGACGGGGCATGTGATCGTCGGCCACAACGAAGACGACGGCGGACGCCTCGTCAACCGACACGGCTGTGTCCCCGCCGCCGACCACGCTCCCGGCGAAACGCTGCCCGCCGAAGACGGGCACGCCGTCATCCCACAGGCGGCGCACACGCACGGCTTCTATTGGAGCGAGATGAAAGGCGCCGCCGGCGGCATGTCGACGGCCGATTCCTTCTACAACGACCAGGGCGTGCTGATCGTCAGCAACAGCTGCGTGGACTCCAAAGAAGACCCCGAAGACGCCTCGCGGCTCAGCGAGGGCGGCATCGGCTTTAACCTGCGCCGCGTCATGGCCGAGCGCGCGACGTCCGCCCGCCATGCCGTGGAAATCGGCGTCGAAATGCTCGAACGCTACGGCTACGTTTCTTCCGGAAGATCCTACACCTGCGCCGACGCCGACGAAGCCTGGATGCTCCAGGTCGTCAGCGGCCGCCGTTACGCCGCGTGCCGCGTCGGCGACCGCGAGGCGGCGTTCATTCCCAATTACTATACGATCCACGAGATCAATTTCGACGACCGCGACAACTTCATCGTCTCGCCCGATCTGGTCGAGTACGCACAAAAGAAAGGCTGGTACGATCCCGCTCAGGGCGCGTTCGACTTCGCGCGTGCCTATCAGGCCGAAAAGGACTGGATGGGGCCGGGCAACACGTACCGCAGCGCCGCCGGCTATTCGATCCTGACGCGCAGCCCCTTCTGGCGCGAAGACCGCTACCCCTTCGCCGTCGTGCCGAAGCGTCCCGTCGCCGTGGAACAGGTCATGGAAATCCTGCGCTGCTACTACGAAGGCTCGTTCCTCGACCCCGCCTGGGCGCGTATGCAGTTCCCCGGCGGCGCGCCGCACGACACGGAGATCCGCCGCATCTGCACGGGCACGACCATGGAATCGTCCGTCACCGTCTTCGGCGATCGGGATCGTCCCGAGACCACGACGATGTGGCTGTGCGCAGGACGCCCCAGCGAACTGCCCTATCTGCCCTTCCACCCGTTCTGCGGCGTGCCCGCCGCGCTGGACACGATGGGAGACGAAGCGCCGGCGCTTTTGGCCGTTCACTGCCGCCCCGACGCGGAGATCGCGACATGGCGCGACGACGGCTGGCAAAAGCTGCGCGACTTCCAGAACCTCTTCGAACTGGTCTTCCAGCAGCATCACGACGAGCACGAGCGCTGGCTGTGGAGCTACGAAAACACCCTCGCGCGAAGCGAAAGCGAACTGCAGGCGCGCGCCGCGACGCTCCACGACAGAGCGCGCGCCGTGACGCTGCTGAGCGAACGGGACGAAGCCGTCGCCGCGCAGGCGCTGCGCGACCTGGCGGAGCAGCAGAAAAACTTGCGCCCCGTCGCCGTGAGCGCTTTCCCCGCCGCCGCAGCGATGGACAGCGCCGAAGAGATCGAATTCGGCTTCGCGCTCACGGACGGACGGATCCCCGCCGAGGGGTCGCTGCTGCTCACGCTGGGCGGCACCAACGCCCGCCTCATGGGCATCCGCCCCGTCGCCGGCTCGCTGCGGGCCGACGGCGGCCGCTGGACCGTCCGCGTCAAAGCCGTCGACTTGCAGAAGGCCGGCGTGCCCGGAACCTTCGACTATTGGCTCGGCGGACGCGACCAATGGGGCCGCTCCTTCGGCGGGCGCGTCTTCTTCACGTTCACGGAACCCGCGGCATAG